Proteins found in one Vulpes vulpes isolate BD-2025 chromosome 13, VulVul3, whole genome shotgun sequence genomic segment:
- the LOC140595107 gene encoding uncharacterized protein, with product MERREPGSRGARAGGAASRRAPPPPAPPPAGPALPASPGRSAPLPRGSRAAAPPPPSLPAPRRALTPWAGGALTPRAARDPAACARSAARAGPPAARRALLGHRPRPPAPAPAPAPGAARTSTAIRGPAEAAGPTLRGRRRRLPARRALARRRRTKRGVLPPGGRRTRSPAPPARPRACRSGADPAGRAPARARAGLGSDPRPAVSLGGRPRAGGGGACARVTAVSEGMPLCEFS from the exons ATGGAGCGGCGcgagccggggagccggggcgcgcgcgcgggcggggcggcgagCAGGagg gccccgcccccgccggccccgccccccgccggccccgccctccccgcctcgCCCGGCCGCTCTGCGCCGCTCCCGCGCGGCTCCCGGGCGGCCGCTCCTCCGCCTCCCTCGCTCCCGGCTCCGCGGCGCGcgctcacaccctgggccggaggcgCCCTGACGCCGAGAGCGGCCCGGGACCCTGCGGCGTGTGCCCGGAGCGCGGCCCGGGCGGGGCCCCCCGCGGCGCGGCGCGCTTTGTTGGGTCACCGGCCTcgcccgccggccccggcccccgcccccgcccccggggccgcaCGTACGTCGACGGCGATCCGAGGCCCGGCGGAGGCCGCGGGGCCCACCCTCCGGGGCAGGAGGCGCCGCCTCCCCGCGCGCCGGGCCCtggcgcggcggcggcggacAAAGCGCGGGGTCCTGCCGCCCGGCGGCCGACGGACTCgctccccggcgccccccgcccgcccccgggccTGCCGGTCGGGCGCTGACCCAGCGGGAAGAGCTCCGGCGAGGGCGCGCGCGGGCCTGGGTTCGGATCCCCGTCCTGCCGTTTCCCTGGGGGGTCGCCCGCGTGCCGGTGGAGGGGGAGCCTGCGCCAGGGTTACGGCGGTCAGTGAAGG AATGCCCTTATGTGAATTCAGCTGA